The following coding sequences are from one Gimesia chilikensis window:
- a CDS encoding NAD-dependent epimerase/dehydratase family protein, which translates to MKVLITGAAGFIGSYVVGELLEAGYDVVGLDNFSKYGELSPAHQGHPRYEFLQADAKDIDLLSRLLKDCDHFIAGAAMIGGISYFHKFAYDLLAENERITAAAFDAALAAHREGQLQKITVISSSMVFECAQQFPSKEGDQRTCPPPESTYGFQKLAVEYYAQGAHQQYGLPYTIARPFNCVGIGERRAVTDEDVKSGDIELALSHVVPDLVQKIMKGQDPLQILGDGSQVRHYTYGGDLARGIRLCVEHPQALNEDFNLSTPQATTVLELAETIWQKIHGPDKPFRYQSEQPFPHDVQYRSPAVEKAKDMLGFTADTTLDQMLDEVIPWIKEQIARGTI; encoded by the coding sequence ATGAAAGTTCTGATTACCGGCGCCGCCGGGTTTATAGGCAGCTATGTCGTCGGAGAACTGCTGGAGGCCGGCTACGATGTCGTCGGACTGGACAATTTCTCCAAGTACGGCGAATTGAGTCCCGCTCACCAGGGACATCCCCGTTACGAATTCCTGCAGGCCGATGCCAAAGACATCGACCTGCTCAGTCGGCTGCTCAAGGACTGCGATCACTTCATCGCCGGCGCCGCGATGATCGGCGGTATTTCCTACTTCCATAAATTCGCCTACGACCTGCTCGCAGAAAACGAACGTATCACAGCGGCCGCCTTCGACGCGGCTCTCGCCGCCCATCGCGAAGGACAACTGCAGAAAATTACCGTCATTTCCTCGTCGATGGTCTTCGAATGTGCGCAGCAGTTTCCCAGCAAAGAAGGGGACCAGCGCACCTGCCCGCCTCCCGAATCGACCTACGGCTTTCAGAAACTCGCCGTGGAGTACTATGCCCAGGGAGCACATCAGCAATACGGTCTGCCTTACACGATTGCCCGCCCCTTTAACTGCGTCGGCATCGGTGAACGCCGGGCAGTCACCGATGAAGATGTCAAATCGGGCGATATCGAACTCGCCTTAAGCCATGTCGTCCCCGATCTCGTTCAGAAAATCATGAAAGGGCAGGATCCGCTACAGATTCTGGGCGACGGCTCTCAAGTCCGTCACTACACCTACGGCGGAGACCTCGCCCGGGGTATCCGGCTCTGTGTCGAACATCCCCAGGCCCTCAATGAGGACTTCAACCTCTCCACCCCCCAGGCGACGACGGTCCTCGAACTGGCCGAGACGATCTGGCAGAAAATTCATGGGCCCGATAAGCCTTTCCGCTATCAAAGCGAACAACCATTCCCACACGATGTGCAGTATCGCTCTCCCGCAGTTGAGAAAGCAAAAGACATGCTCGGCTTCACCGCCGACACCACGCTGGATCAGATGCTGGACGAGGTCATCCCCTGGATCAAAGAACAGATTGCACGCGGAACCATCTGA
- a CDS encoding nucleotide sugar dehydrogenase: protein MNAQEGQTETTQVQHPLRVAIIGGGGHVGLPFGLALCDCGHTVTLIDLNEAQLDTIRSGQMPFQEINADQLLPRVLESGRLHCSTSFTALFEQDVIIVTIGTPVDEYLDPSLRAFDQVLEEVFQHCRPGQLLIIRSTVFPGVTQRLGRLVAERDLQIDVSYCPERIAQGRALLELTQLPQLVSGCSPQAAQRAASFFSDFGQEVIELSPVEAELGKLFTNSYRYINFAISNQFYMLAQRYEADFDRIYHAITYKYPRMNGFARAGFAGGPCLLKDTMQLASFNHNLLTLGQTAMAVNEGLPGFIVERLKKNHDLTGLTVGILGMGFKGNCDDPRSSLSYKLRKVLTLECRRVLCTDPFIDSSDFVSLETIQQESDILILGACHDEYRSLQTTKPLIDVFGFTTRQEP, encoded by the coding sequence TTGAACGCACAAGAGGGACAGACAGAGACGACACAGGTGCAACATCCTCTCCGCGTGGCCATCATCGGGGGAGGCGGTCATGTGGGACTCCCTTTCGGCCTGGCCTTGTGTGACTGCGGACATACGGTGACGCTCATCGATCTCAACGAGGCGCAGCTCGATACAATCCGCTCCGGCCAGATGCCGTTCCAGGAAATCAACGCCGACCAGCTTCTGCCCCGAGTTCTCGAATCCGGCCGCCTGCATTGTTCTACGAGCTTCACGGCACTTTTCGAGCAGGATGTGATCATCGTCACCATCGGTACCCCGGTCGATGAATATCTCGACCCCAGTCTCAGAGCCTTCGATCAGGTGCTGGAAGAGGTCTTCCAGCACTGCCGCCCCGGTCAGTTACTTATCATTCGCAGTACGGTCTTCCCCGGAGTCACCCAGCGTCTGGGGCGACTCGTCGCCGAACGTGACCTGCAGATCGATGTCTCTTATTGCCCCGAACGGATTGCCCAGGGCCGGGCACTGCTGGAACTGACACAACTCCCCCAGTTAGTCAGCGGCTGTTCCCCACAGGCAGCACAGCGGGCGGCCAGTTTCTTCTCCGATTTCGGTCAGGAAGTCATCGAACTTTCCCCCGTCGAAGCCGAACTGGGTAAGCTGTTTACCAATTCCTATCGCTACATTAACTTCGCGATCTCAAATCAGTTCTACATGCTGGCCCAGCGTTACGAGGCCGACTTCGACCGCATCTATCATGCGATCACCTACAAATACCCCCGCATGAACGGCTTTGCCCGGGCCGGGTTCGCCGGCGGTCCCTGTCTGCTCAAGGACACCATGCAGTTGGCTTCCTTCAATCACAACCTGCTCACCCTCGGTCAGACCGCGATGGCGGTTAACGAGGGACTCCCCGGGTTCATTGTGGAACGACTCAAGAAAAATCACGATCTGACCGGCTTGACGGTCGGGATTCTGGGAATGGGCTTCAAGGGGAATTGCGATGACCCGCGGAGTTCTTTATCTTACAAACTCAGAAAAGTGCTGACACTGGAATGCCGGCGGGTGCTTTGTACCGATCCCTTCATCGACAGTTCCGATTTCGTTTCGCTCGAAACCATCCAACAAGAGTCAGACATTCTGATCCTCGGGGCCTGTCACGACGAGTATCGCAGTTTACAGACCACCAAACCCCTGATTGACGTATTTGGATTCACAACAAGGCAGGAGCCATGA
- a CDS encoding glycosyltransferase family 39 protein, which produces MIPTGKPFIVGNNCETTSARPVTESLLPTLSEPESNQTTSRTSHWCRWTLAGIVILFLIWRVPLVLREAGGQDEEWFAIPGWTILETGIPRVPYAPQRQTGSAFYQADEALFALPPLYFYVSAPLYAVLPPTYSTTRLVSIAAGVGTLILMYLLTVRVFKDPLAGLIAAGLFSLSRLLYFPAVISRPDMLCCLWGLLAILIMYRWHASARRYRDLGFVGLLLGLGMLTHPFALVYCIQLGCWALLVNGTWQQRLLRGTVITGCALAVFALWLPLILAYPEPFRYQFFTNVLDRSGPGLISRLLFPWPYFATQFQLLREHAGTIQLSLMAAGLVIGTGLVWRSRDHGQRILLLLTWSSIYLLIACQGHHPTKGYWSYPGLLLFLCLGWGLSRLATPLWNRSIVWRLPVLVGAACLVLAMLPGSGIRTWRAHIANWSNVNYNAPQFISRIIQELPADARYTVDRAYVFNFAAAGRQTLLGDNREFAFDARPFPYDYLIVSHDMRDRGLSQEFKGRLVGTWGDPDDPFSCFVEVYVPEDRPVQSLDQTSQK; this is translated from the coding sequence TTGATCCCGACTGGAAAACCGTTTATCGTCGGTAACAACTGTGAAACGACTTCCGCGCGTCCCGTCACCGAAAGCCTGCTGCCGACCTTGTCCGAACCCGAATCGAATCAGACCACCTCTCGCACCAGCCACTGGTGTCGCTGGACCCTCGCCGGGATTGTCATCCTCTTTTTGATCTGGCGGGTCCCCCTGGTACTCCGTGAGGCAGGGGGGCAGGATGAAGAATGGTTCGCCATTCCCGGCTGGACGATTCTAGAGACAGGTATCCCCCGCGTCCCGTATGCCCCGCAACGCCAAACCGGCAGCGCCTTCTATCAGGCAGACGAAGCGCTCTTCGCACTTCCACCGCTTTACTTTTATGTCTCCGCACCGCTGTACGCCGTCCTGCCTCCAACTTACAGTACCACGCGGCTCGTCTCCATCGCGGCTGGGGTCGGAACCCTGATTCTGATGTACCTGCTCACCGTGCGCGTATTCAAAGACCCACTGGCTGGACTGATCGCCGCGGGTCTCTTCAGCCTCTCCCGGCTCCTCTATTTTCCGGCCGTCATCTCCCGACCCGACATGCTCTGCTGTCTCTGGGGACTGCTGGCAATCCTGATAATGTATCGCTGGCATGCCAGCGCACGACGCTACCGCGACCTGGGCTTCGTCGGCCTCCTGCTGGGACTGGGCATGCTCACGCATCCCTTTGCGCTGGTCTACTGCATTCAGCTCGGCTGCTGGGCACTGCTCGTCAACGGAACCTGGCAACAACGCCTGTTGCGGGGCACCGTGATCACCGGTTGCGCCCTTGCGGTCTTCGCCTTATGGCTCCCTCTGATTCTGGCTTACCCCGAACCGTTCCGCTATCAGTTTTTCACCAACGTCCTCGACCGCTCCGGTCCGGGACTCATCTCCCGTCTTCTGTTTCCCTGGCCTTACTTCGCCACGCAGTTTCAGTTGCTCCGCGAACACGCGGGCACGATTCAGCTTTCACTCATGGCCGCAGGATTAGTCATCGGCACCGGCCTGGTCTGGCGTTCCCGGGACCATGGTCAGCGTATCCTGCTGCTGCTCACCTGGTCCTCTATTTACCTGCTCATTGCCTGCCAGGGACACCACCCGACCAAAGGCTACTGGTCGTATCCCGGCTTGCTCCTGTTCCTCTGCCTGGGCTGGGGGCTGAGCCGCCTCGCTACGCCACTCTGGAACCGCAGCATCGTCTGGCGTCTTCCGGTACTGGTCGGTGCAGCCTGTCTTGTGCTGGCAATGCTTCCCGGATCGGGGATCCGCACCTGGCGCGCTCACATTGCGAACTGGTCGAATGTGAATTACAATGCACCACAATTTATCAGTCGGATTATTCAGGAGTTACCTGCAGACGCCCGTTATACGGTCGATCGCGCCTATGTCTTCAACTTTGCAGCCGCGGGACGTCAGACGCTCCTCGGGGACAACCGCGAATTTGCCTTTGATGCACGTCCTTTTCCCTACGATTACCTCATTGTCAGCCATGACATGCGGGACAGGGGGTTGAGTCAAGAGTTCAAAGGGCGTCTCGTGGGAACCTGGGGAGATCCGGATGATCCCTTCAGCTGTTTTGTCGAAGTTTATGTGCCGGAAGACAGGCCGGTACAGAGCCTCGATCAGACCAGTCAGAAATGA
- a CDS encoding prenyltransferase/squalene oxidase repeat-containing protein, which produces MFLFSSLLLALTGAVADAQPTTAEVRSTVERSIPYIEKQGLWWIEEKKCASCHRVGTMLWSLQNAKQHGFTVSDRLQEWTDWANDKALSKNDKGQLAGTTNKEGVVQQLFAFTPANSDPETRKKLIGLLRVDQRPDGSWKAGGQLPFQKRAKPETDAVTTMWLTLGLLTAADDPQNQKTIQQAQTFIDKSTPGKSTEWYVMKLLLATSQNQDQQRDQMIQQLQSLQHEDGGWGWLTSDPSDALGTGMALFALRKAGVNLEAEPVSRAEQFLISTQKKDGSWPVKGTKAKKKDRIEETAVYWGTTWAVLGLLECLPQ; this is translated from the coding sequence ATGTTCCTCTTCAGCTCACTCCTCCTCGCTCTGACCGGTGCAGTCGCAGACGCCCAGCCCACCACCGCCGAAGTTCGGTCCACCGTAGAGCGCAGCATCCCTTATATCGAAAAGCAGGGGCTGTGGTGGATTGAGGAAAAGAAATGTGCGTCTTGCCACCGCGTGGGAACCATGCTCTGGAGTCTGCAGAACGCGAAGCAGCATGGCTTCACCGTCAGCGACCGTCTGCAGGAATGGACCGACTGGGCCAATGACAAGGCACTGTCCAAAAATGACAAAGGTCAACTTGCCGGCACGACTAATAAAGAAGGCGTGGTCCAGCAATTGTTCGCGTTTACTCCGGCCAACTCAGATCCGGAAACCCGCAAAAAACTGATCGGTCTGCTCCGTGTCGATCAGAGGCCCGACGGTTCCTGGAAAGCAGGCGGGCAACTTCCCTTTCAGAAGCGAGCCAAACCGGAAACCGACGCCGTCACTACCATGTGGCTCACACTCGGTTTGCTGACCGCCGCCGATGATCCCCAAAATCAAAAGACCATCCAGCAGGCTCAAACCTTTATCGACAAGAGCACTCCGGGCAAAAGTACCGAGTGGTACGTCATGAAACTCCTGCTCGCGACCAGCCAGAACCAGGATCAGCAGCGTGACCAGATGATCCAGCAGTTGCAGAGCCTGCAACACGAAGACGGCGGCTGGGGCTGGCTCACCAGTGATCCCAGTGATGCCCTCGGCACCGGCATGGCGTTGTTCGCCCTCCGTAAAGCAGGTGTTAATTTAGAGGCCGAACCAGTCAGCCGGGCGGAACAGTTTCTGATCTCGACTCAGAAAAAAGATGGCTCCTGGCCGGTCAAAGGGACCAAAGCCAAGAAGAAAGATCGCATCGAAGAGACTGCCGTCTACTGGGGGACCACCTGGGCGGTGCTGGGTCTTCTGGAATGCCTGCCGCAGTAA
- a CDS encoding phosphatidylinositol-specific phospholipase C/glycerophosphodiester phosphodiesterase family protein, protein MIRSLFIVLFVSCSVAAVSAGEEKQTPLFQAHAHNDYEHARPLHDALEHGFWSVEADIYLVDGELLVAHDRLDVTPERTLRKLYLDPLQAYFQKHTFSSQEKTPPFTLLVDIKTDGAAVYPILRQELEDYAALLCRVEDGKSIPGAVQIVISGDRPKKLIAAANPRYMGIDGRLSDLDSKQPAELMPLISDRWTSHFKYRGNGAMSEAERTKLRSIVKQAHAAGRRVRFWATPESEAVWRELVAADVDHINTDQLERLSVFLKRQAD, encoded by the coding sequence TTGATCCGGTCGTTGTTCATTGTGCTGTTCGTGAGTTGTAGCGTCGCGGCTGTATCCGCGGGCGAGGAAAAGCAGACGCCCCTGTTTCAGGCGCATGCCCATAATGATTATGAGCATGCTCGACCATTGCACGATGCGCTGGAGCATGGGTTCTGGTCTGTGGAAGCGGACATTTACCTGGTGGACGGTGAACTGCTGGTGGCCCACGATCGGCTTGATGTAACGCCGGAACGGACGCTGCGGAAACTTTACCTGGATCCGCTGCAGGCATATTTTCAGAAACACACTTTTTCCAGTCAGGAGAAAACGCCCCCCTTCACTCTGCTGGTGGATATCAAAACGGATGGGGCGGCGGTGTATCCCATATTACGACAGGAACTGGAAGACTATGCCGCGCTGCTGTGCAGGGTTGAAGACGGGAAATCGATTCCAGGGGCGGTGCAGATTGTGATCTCGGGTGACCGGCCTAAGAAACTGATCGCCGCCGCCAACCCGCGGTATATGGGGATTGACGGGCGGCTCAGTGATCTGGACTCGAAGCAGCCGGCAGAACTGATGCCACTGATCAGCGACCGCTGGACGTCGCATTTCAAATATCGGGGAAATGGGGCGATGTCTGAGGCGGAACGCACAAAACTGCGTTCGATTGTGAAACAGGCGCATGCCGCGGGGCGGCGGGTGCGGTTCTGGGCAACGCCGGAGTCAGAAGCCGTCTGGCGCGAACTGGTGGCAGCGGACGTGGATCACATTAACACGGATCAGTTAGAGCGGTTGAGTGTGTTTCTCAAGAGGCAGGCTGATTAG
- a CDS encoding T6SS immunity protein Tdi1 domain-containing protein, which translates to MALTLNDLTINLDQVDCKILLDDWTWAMPESMQAVLVTAMGDVFAQGESGAIYFADMVEGKITPVAEDSSEFETLLQDPDFVTDLFFPARVLELREADVTLEPGQVYGHQTPLVLSGEDELDNIEPIDVAVHVSVHGQIHDQVKDLPPGTVITDIEFEEEA; encoded by the coding sequence GTGGCACTCACATTAAATGATTTGACAATTAATCTGGATCAGGTCGACTGCAAGATCCTCCTCGACGACTGGACCTGGGCCATGCCCGAATCAATGCAGGCCGTACTGGTCACCGCCATGGGAGACGTCTTCGCGCAGGGGGAATCGGGGGCCATCTACTTTGCCGATATGGTCGAAGGCAAAATCACCCCGGTCGCCGAAGACAGCAGCGAATTTGAAACACTGCTTCAGGATCCCGATTTCGTCACCGACCTGTTCTTTCCTGCCCGCGTGCTGGAACTTCGCGAAGCGGACGTCACCCTGGAACCGGGCCAGGTCTACGGCCACCAGACGCCTCTCGTCCTCAGCGGCGAAGATGAACTCGATAACATCGAACCGATCGACGTCGCCGTCCACGTCAGCGTCCACGGCCAGATCCACGATCAGGTTAAAGACCTGCCCCCGGGTACCGTGATTACCGATATCGAGTTTGAAGAGGAAGCCTGA
- a CDS encoding pyruvate kinase gives MSAEQGDSDYLSGHQEYQQVFEELVVVRDRLVAEVVCSQPLLDQIHVQHRESARNLLYYLALRRRDLRPLQIRLAALGLSSLGRAESHVMATIDAVLEMLQRLLDKTTDVTDSTESAIDFNTGERLLAAHAESLLGPAAPGRGVRIMVTMPSEAADDYELIYHLLQQDMECMRINCAHDDVEAWSRMIAHLRRAEHALGKRCRIVMDLGGPKLRTGPLEPGAAVIKVRPRRDEYGRVIAPARIWLYPAEQPAASPASADACLPVEAAWLKRLEVGDKIRLIDARHSRRSLRVVDCLDQGCWLEANKTTYLVPGTTLRLRSQKGKKLRATEIVAVPARENCLLLHPGDQLIVTRDQTPGRPEVRDSAGQVLTPARIGCSIPSVFDDVQSGESIWFDDGKIGGVVEKVASDQVQVRITQTRLQGTKLRADKGINLPESQLSLPALTQQDLEDLSFVAQHADVVELSFANRASDVEQLQAELQRLDGRQPAIVLKIETRLGFENLPDMLLTAMRSPCCGVMIARGDLAVECGFERMAEVQEEILWICEAAHVPVIWATQVLETLAKEGMPSRAEITDAAMGHRAECVMLNKGPHVLHAVKTLDDILRRMQAHQTKKRSMLRELRLATHSSGKHDQDGHQSNDGNGS, from the coding sequence TTGTCGGCAGAGCAAGGTGACTCCGATTACCTTTCCGGTCATCAGGAGTATCAACAGGTCTTTGAGGAACTGGTTGTCGTTCGAGACAGACTGGTGGCAGAGGTCGTCTGCTCACAGCCTCTGCTGGATCAGATTCACGTGCAACATCGCGAAAGTGCGCGGAACCTGTTGTATTACCTGGCACTCAGACGTCGCGACCTGAGACCTTTGCAGATACGACTGGCGGCGCTGGGACTCTCTTCCCTGGGACGGGCGGAATCGCATGTCATGGCGACCATCGATGCCGTTCTGGAAATGCTGCAAAGACTGCTTGATAAGACAACAGATGTCACAGACTCTACCGAATCAGCAATCGATTTCAACACGGGGGAACGACTGCTGGCGGCGCATGCCGAATCGCTGTTAGGGCCTGCTGCCCCGGGACGCGGCGTGCGGATTATGGTGACCATGCCCAGTGAGGCCGCCGATGATTACGAGTTGATCTATCACCTGTTGCAACAGGATATGGAGTGCATGCGGATTAACTGCGCGCACGATGATGTGGAAGCCTGGTCGCGGATGATCGCGCATCTCCGCCGGGCCGAGCATGCATTGGGAAAGCGGTGTCGCATTGTGATGGATCTGGGCGGCCCCAAACTGCGGACCGGTCCGCTTGAGCCGGGCGCTGCTGTGATTAAGGTGCGTCCCCGCCGCGATGAATATGGCCGGGTGATCGCTCCCGCACGCATCTGGCTTTACCCGGCTGAGCAACCAGCGGCTTCCCCTGCCTCGGCAGATGCCTGTCTGCCGGTCGAAGCGGCCTGGCTGAAGCGTCTGGAAGTGGGAGATAAAATCAGGCTGATCGATGCCCGTCACTCGCGACGAAGCTTGCGCGTGGTCGATTGCCTGGATCAGGGTTGCTGGCTCGAAGCGAACAAGACAACCTACCTGGTGCCGGGAACGACACTGCGTTTAAGGAGTCAGAAAGGTAAGAAACTGAGAGCAACAGAAATCGTCGCGGTACCCGCTCGGGAAAACTGTCTGCTGCTGCATCCGGGAGATCAGTTGATCGTCACCCGGGATCAGACGCCGGGACGACCCGAGGTGCGGGACAGTGCCGGACAGGTACTGACGCCGGCCCGGATTGGTTGTTCTATTCCCAGTGTCTTTGATGATGTGCAGTCAGGCGAGTCGATCTGGTTTGATGATGGTAAAATTGGCGGTGTGGTGGAAAAAGTTGCATCGGATCAGGTGCAGGTGCGGATCACACAGACCCGTCTACAGGGGACGAAACTCAGGGCCGACAAAGGGATCAATCTGCCTGAGAGTCAACTCAGTCTTCCTGCTCTGACGCAGCAGGACCTGGAAGACTTGTCGTTCGTCGCGCAGCATGCGGATGTGGTGGAACTCTCGTTTGCCAATCGGGCGAGTGATGTCGAGCAGTTGCAGGCCGAATTGCAGCGGCTGGACGGACGGCAGCCGGCGATCGTCCTGAAGATTGAAACCCGGCTTGGTTTTGAAAATCTGCCGGATATGCTGCTCACGGCGATGCGTTCCCCCTGTTGTGGCGTTATGATTGCCCGCGGCGATCTGGCAGTCGAGTGTGGCTTTGAACGGATGGCGGAAGTACAGGAAGAAATACTCTGGATCTGTGAAGCCGCCCACGTTCCGGTGATCTGGGCGACGCAGGTGCTGGAGACGCTGGCCAAAGAAGGTATGCCCTCCCGCGCGGAAATCACCGATGCCGCGATGGGGCACCGGGCGGAATGCGTGATGCTCAACAAGGGCCCCCATGTATTACATGCGGTCAAGACGCTGGATGATATTTTAAGACGGATGCAGGCGCATCAGACCAAAAAACGTTCGATGCTCCGCGAACTTCGATTAGCGACTCACTCTTCAGGAAAACATGACCAGGATGGACATCAGAGCAACGACGGCAATGGATCTTGA
- a CDS encoding GNAT family N-acetyltransferase, with product MDIRATTAMDLETVKAVHREAFGPEEGPVIVALLDELYPDPTAVPLLSLLAENVGNVSGHVLFTNVVVHGAESVTARILAPLAVLPSAQKQGVGRQLIEAGLSQLRDAGVELVFVLGDPAFYSRFGFEPAGVRGLQAPHPLPAEYAEAWMVQELCSGVLGRVTGEVACSEVLNRREYWIG from the coding sequence ATGGACATCAGAGCAACGACGGCAATGGATCTTGAGACGGTCAAAGCGGTTCACCGCGAGGCATTCGGGCCTGAAGAAGGCCCTGTCATTGTCGCACTGCTGGATGAACTGTACCCCGATCCGACGGCAGTACCGCTGCTCTCGCTCCTGGCTGAAAATGTAGGAAATGTGTCGGGGCATGTGTTGTTTACGAACGTGGTTGTTCACGGTGCCGAGTCTGTCACCGCGCGGATTCTGGCACCCCTGGCGGTGCTTCCCTCTGCTCAGAAACAGGGCGTGGGGCGACAACTGATCGAAGCCGGACTGTCCCAGTTGCGCGATGCGGGAGTCGAACTGGTGTTTGTGCTGGGTGATCCCGCTTTTTATTCACGGTTCGGCTTTGAACCGGCGGGCGTGCGAGGTTTGCAGGCACCGCATCCCCTGCCGGCGGAATACGCGGAAGCGTGGATGGTGCAGGAACTCTGTTCTGGCGTGCTGGGGCGCGTTACGGGTGAGGTTGCGTGTTCTGAGGTACTCAACCGGCGGGAATACTGGATCGGTTAG
- a CDS encoding histidine kinase: MISTAEISFYPLQEEYKPLIKEFIAKLQSYSGLRVTPGSTSTYAVGDYDRLMECMTEIMAWSHEEQGKGVFVVKFLPGYEAK; this comes from the coding sequence ATGATCAGCACTGCCGAAATCAGTTTTTATCCCCTGCAGGAAGAATATAAACCGCTTATCAAAGAATTTATCGCGAAACTGCAGAGCTATTCCGGTCTCCGCGTGACGCCGGGCTCCACGTCAACGTATGCCGTGGGCGACTATGACCGGCTGATGGAATGCATGACCGAGATCATGGCCTGGAGCCACGAAGAACAGGGCAAAGGCGTGTTCGTGGTCAAGTTTCTGCCCGGCTATGAGGCGAAGTGA
- a CDS encoding DUF6122 family protein — MEAVPDVVRHLIHYACHLLVPFLIARLFWKEHWVQAGLIMLATMLIDVDHLLADPIFDPHRCSLGFHPLHTWWAAAVYAALLCIPSWRWRAVAVGCLWHLATDGIDCLLGGHCLFC, encoded by the coding sequence ATGGAAGCTGTTCCGGATGTCGTGCGGCATCTGATTCATTATGCGTGTCACCTGCTGGTTCCCTTTCTGATTGCGCGCCTGTTCTGGAAGGAACACTGGGTGCAGGCGGGGCTGATTATGCTGGCGACGATGCTGATTGACGTCGATCATCTGCTGGCCGATCCGATTTTTGATCCGCATCGCTGCAGCCTCGGTTTTCATCCACTGCATACCTGGTGGGCGGCAGCCGTGTATGCGGCGCTACTCTGTATTCCCTCCTGGCGCTGGCGGGCGGTGGCGGTGGGCTGTCTGTGGCATCTGGCGACGGATGGGATCGATTGTCTGCTGGGTGGGCATTGTCTGTTTTGTTGA